A portion of the Micromonospora vinacea genome contains these proteins:
- a CDS encoding SAV_2336 N-terminal domain-related protein, which produces MTIDRLRDAIVAAGGDPTARDLAETLWLGHHLRPRAPAVQPGPAADAPAEPEPVDDALDDAPAPLSGADPAPAPVPPRPPTPTSLHVPPSRTGTATAAEVAVPRSIALADRLGFQRSLRPLMRRVPNRRLDVLDEEATVRAVAEHMLAEQPWRAVLTPSTERWLDAAVVVDSTASMTLWRDLATSVADTLASSGVFRQVSRWRLHGDDAAVDAVLSSWRGEARRPAELIDPTGRRVVIVISDCVHRIWHTGAAGAFLHRWARHGPVSILQPLPERMWSRTGGRTVVGALSAPRPGAPNTDLRFAAFDGLPASDGTVVPVLEISPRWVGRWTRLLSGTTAVTAAVTVVTGERTPSMPVRERVAPSPTDRVRHFRSSASPEAFRLAGYVAMSEPVLPVIRYIQHAMFRSAPPSQLAEVLLSGLLRVVDGQAGRYRFVEGVQPLLLDTLQRPDLFRAGELLDELSQAVQARVGVARDHFTALTPGPGRAAITTDSRPFAVINNIGRARLDRVAARTTGPAVAPLTDTAELADTGPADPGLDPVSGDAAGEDPAARDVAAATDAPADLLAPHHRVVRFSGRSAELADLRRWCDSPGSAVRVITGGAGQGKTRLVLELLDTREGRWRNAPVSDADTADGGLVVVDHADRRPDAVRRELARAAHGTKPLRLLLLARSAGDWWQELRRTDPLSREGTVRQLPAPWAAGRARQAALSDALTDLAARLDAGSGTDYWRRHAASITLPNADDDHYSAPVTLHLAALRLLVRTGTERPPISVTEVVAAMVAQERRYGEGTAVAARISYARPGQLDEYLGAAALYGADRITDAHEVVRRIRPEDANDRATVHRLATWLHELYPGADGGYWGPVEPDAVRHDLAVTAALRNPAVVTGIMGFCTPAQAGRAMTVLGPACHRHPHLAEPLWQVVREQPALLVMLLQALATTAQTLPPALADRLRGLVQDPRTPHPMMRAVAEGMPDPGPLFAGQPAAESATLVQGARRLGEIDRYLPWLAEALGQHRRLLLANRSDADVLDVLADEVDLWQRIVDAARQSASPRLVQRLTSTLDAWADQLHRAGLTVQALTATNRAVTHHHQIHLDQPDSHLTPVCASEIRQAWLLGELDRTEEGLAAAQSAVRHARLLVDAERRRSDRTTGTGEGSAHDQAAVLGHLGDALGTLAALHRLRHDAASALAVEDERVDLHRQLVTGSQVSQVPALAKALLRQAMDLGEVGSPQAALTAADEAVGLYRTLVAGGSTAVLAALATAHHCRAVLLHDLERRDEATLAFRDVVLIHRRLATADPARYGKDLAAVLGQQAGLLLEAGDVGAAIEALTESCEIRGRLFRDDAANVTLRDRLAREHRQLAGLWERVGDETHANRHRVQARLLDEGRRARGQG; this is translated from the coding sequence ATGACGATTGACAGACTCCGCGACGCCATTGTCGCGGCGGGTGGTGATCCGACCGCACGGGACCTCGCGGAGACGCTCTGGCTCGGCCACCATCTGCGACCACGCGCCCCTGCCGTGCAGCCCGGACCGGCGGCGGACGCCCCGGCTGAGCCCGAGCCGGTCGACGACGCTCTCGACGACGCGCCGGCACCGCTCAGCGGGGCGGACCCAGCGCCCGCGCCGGTGCCGCCCCGTCCGCCGACACCCACCAGCCTGCACGTACCCCCGTCCCGGACCGGAACGGCGACGGCCGCCGAGGTCGCGGTACCCCGCTCGATCGCGCTCGCCGACCGACTGGGATTCCAGCGATCGTTGCGCCCGCTGATGCGAAGGGTGCCGAACCGGCGGCTCGACGTCCTCGACGAGGAGGCGACGGTACGTGCCGTCGCCGAACACATGCTGGCCGAACAACCCTGGCGTGCGGTGCTGACACCGTCGACCGAGCGGTGGCTTGACGCGGCAGTGGTGGTGGACAGCACCGCCTCCATGACGCTGTGGCGGGACCTGGCCACGAGCGTGGCCGACACCCTCGCCTCCTCCGGGGTATTCCGGCAGGTCAGCAGGTGGCGGCTGCACGGCGATGACGCCGCGGTCGATGCCGTGCTGTCGAGCTGGCGTGGGGAAGCGCGTCGTCCCGCCGAACTCATCGACCCCACCGGACGGCGCGTCGTCATCGTCATCAGCGACTGCGTCCACCGGATCTGGCACACCGGTGCGGCGGGTGCCTTCCTCCACCGCTGGGCCCGGCACGGTCCAGTGTCGATCCTGCAACCGTTGCCGGAACGCATGTGGTCCCGTACCGGCGGACGGACCGTGGTGGGGGCGCTCAGCGCTCCACGCCCGGGCGCACCCAACACCGACCTGCGGTTCGCCGCGTTCGACGGCCTACCCGCCTCCGACGGCACCGTGGTGCCGGTCCTGGAGATCTCGCCACGCTGGGTCGGCCGCTGGACCCGGCTCCTCTCCGGTACGACGGCGGTGACGGCTGCGGTGACCGTGGTCACCGGCGAACGAACCCCCAGCATGCCGGTCCGGGAACGGGTGGCGCCCAGTCCGACCGACCGGGTCCGGCACTTCCGCTCGTCGGCGTCACCCGAGGCGTTCCGTCTCGCCGGCTACGTCGCGATGAGCGAGCCGGTGCTGCCGGTGATCCGCTACATCCAACACGCTATGTTCCGCTCCGCCCCGCCGTCACAACTGGCGGAGGTGCTGCTCAGCGGCCTGCTGCGGGTCGTCGACGGGCAGGCTGGACGCTACCGGTTCGTCGAGGGAGTCCAACCCCTGCTGCTGGACACGCTGCAGCGTCCCGACCTGTTCCGTGCCGGGGAACTGCTGGACGAGCTGTCCCAGGCGGTGCAGGCCCGGGTGGGGGTGGCCCGCGACCACTTCACCGCGCTCACCCCGGGCCCCGGGCGGGCCGCGATCACGACCGACAGCCGTCCCTTCGCGGTGATCAACAACATTGGCCGGGCGCGACTGGATCGCGTCGCAGCACGGACAACCGGACCCGCCGTAGCTCCGCTCACCGATACCGCGGAACTGGCCGACACTGGCCCTGCCGACCCGGGCCTCGACCCGGTGTCGGGTGACGCGGCTGGCGAGGATCCTGCGGCGCGCGACGTGGCCGCGGCGACGGACGCACCGGCGGACCTGCTGGCTCCACACCACCGGGTGGTGCGTTTCAGCGGCCGTTCGGCCGAACTGGCCGACCTGCGACGGTGGTGCGACAGCCCCGGCTCGGCGGTGCGGGTGATCACCGGCGGCGCCGGCCAGGGCAAGACCAGACTGGTGCTCGAACTTCTCGACACCCGTGAGGGGCGCTGGCGGAACGCTCCGGTGTCCGACGCCGACACGGCAGACGGCGGGCTGGTCGTGGTGGACCACGCCGATAGGCGACCGGACGCGGTGCGCCGGGAGCTGGCCCGTGCGGCACACGGCACGAAGCCGCTTCGTCTGCTCCTGCTCGCCCGTTCCGCCGGCGACTGGTGGCAGGAACTGCGCCGCACCGATCCCCTGTCCCGGGAGGGAACCGTCCGGCAGTTGCCTGCGCCCTGGGCGGCCGGGCGCGCCCGGCAGGCCGCCCTCAGCGACGCCCTGACCGACCTGGCGGCACGGTTGGACGCCGGCTCCGGCACCGACTACTGGCGGCGGCACGCCGCCTCGATCACCCTGCCCAACGCCGACGACGACCATTACTCCGCCCCCGTCACGCTGCACCTGGCCGCGCTGCGACTCCTCGTTCGCACCGGGACGGAGCGACCTCCCATCTCCGTAACGGAGGTCGTGGCCGCGATGGTCGCCCAGGAGCGCCGGTACGGCGAGGGCACTGCCGTGGCCGCCCGGATCTCGTACGCGCGACCGGGCCAACTCGACGAGTACCTGGGGGCGGCCGCCCTCTACGGCGCGGACCGGATCACCGACGCCCATGAGGTCGTGCGGCGGATCCGCCCGGAGGACGCCAACGACCGGGCCACCGTGCACCGCCTGGCGACCTGGCTGCACGAGCTGTATCCGGGCGCCGACGGCGGATACTGGGGGCCGGTCGAGCCCGACGCGGTGCGACACGATCTCGCGGTGACCGCCGCGTTGCGCAACCCTGCCGTGGTCACGGGCATCATGGGGTTCTGTACGCCGGCGCAAGCTGGTCGAGCGATGACGGTGCTCGGCCCGGCGTGTCACCGGCACCCACACCTCGCCGAACCACTCTGGCAGGTGGTACGCGAGCAGCCGGCTCTCCTGGTGATGTTGCTGCAGGCGCTCGCTACCACTGCCCAAACCCTGCCACCGGCCCTGGCGGACCGGCTCCGCGGGTTGGTGCAGGATCCCCGCACCCCGCATCCGATGATGCGGGCCGTGGCCGAGGGCATGCCCGACCCTGGGCCTCTCTTCGCCGGCCAGCCGGCGGCCGAGTCGGCCACGCTCGTTCAGGGCGCCCGCCGACTGGGCGAGATCGACCGTTACCTGCCCTGGCTCGCGGAGGCGCTCGGTCAGCACCGTCGGCTCCTGCTGGCCAACAGATCCGACGCGGACGTGCTCGACGTGCTGGCCGACGAGGTGGACCTGTGGCAACGGATCGTCGACGCCGCCAGGCAGTCGGCTTCGCCGCGGTTGGTGCAGCGGCTGACCTCGACCCTGGATGCCTGGGCCGACCAACTGCACCGCGCCGGTCTGACCGTGCAGGCGCTCACCGCCACGAACCGGGCGGTGACGCACCATCACCAGATTCACCTCGACCAACCGGACAGCCACCTCACCCCGGTGTGCGCCAGCGAGATCCGGCAGGCATGGCTCCTCGGTGAGCTGGACCGCACCGAGGAGGGTCTCGCCGCGGCGCAGTCGGCCGTACGGCACGCGCGGCTGCTCGTCGACGCGGAACGACGCCGCAGCGACCGGACGACCGGGACGGGCGAAGGATCGGCGCACGACCAGGCAGCGGTCCTCGGTCATCTCGGTGACGCGCTCGGCACTCTGGCCGCTCTACACCGGCTTCGCCACGATGCCGCGTCCGCTCTCGCGGTGGAGGACGAGCGGGTGGACCTGCACCGCCAACTCGTCACCGGCAGCCAGGTCAGCCAGGTCCCGGCCCTGGCGAAAGCCCTGCTGAGGCAGGCCATGGACCTCGGGGAGGTCGGGTCGCCGCAGGCGGCGCTGACGGCTGCGGACGAGGCCGTAGGGCTCTACCGCACCCTCGTGGCGGGCGGGAGCACCGCCGTCCTCGCGGCACTGGCGACGGCCCATCACTGTCGAGCCGTCCTGCTGCACGACCTCGAACGGCGCGACGAAGCCACCCTGGCGTTCCGCGACGTGGTGCTCATCCACCGCCGACTTGCCACCGCCGACCCGGCCCGCTATGGGAAGGACCTGGCGGCGGTACTCGGGCAGCAGGCCGGCCTGCTGCTGGAGGCCGGCGACGTCGGAGCGGCCATCGAGGCGCTCACCGAGAGCTGCGAGATCCGGGGTCGATTGTTCCGCGACGACGCGGCGAACGTCACGCTGCGCGACCGCCTGGCGCGGGAGCACCGCCAACTCGCCGGCCTGTGGGAGCGGGTCGGCGACGAGACGCACGCCAACCGCCACCGGGTGCAGGCTCGCCTGCTCGACGAGGGACGACGCGCCCGCGGTCAGGGCTAG
- a CDS encoding AAA family ATPase — protein MSEKPGWWIYEGTGVPHDGVDRLPAPPPWRVFDETATPTAPQVNETEADIRRGANYRPDPATVELVNAALYLRRPLLVTGHPGTGKSTLATAIAHELKLGRPLRWNITSRVTLKDGLYQYDPLARLYQTSRRADGSAAPYDGEDLGRFIRLGPLGTALLPSTRPRVLLIDEIDKGDLDLPNDLLTIFEDGAYEIGELVRQSDRAADAQVMTADSTHRVPVHQGQVRCRAFPVIVMTSNDEREFPPAFLRRCIQVTLPQPDEDKLTSIVDAHLDGLAQDSADLIDTFLARREPGDLATDQLLNAIYLTDQAGRSGGVDRVQLAEKVMTHLSRRSDDD, from the coding sequence GTGTCCGAGAAACCAGGATGGTGGATCTATGAAGGCACCGGAGTTCCTCACGACGGTGTCGATCGGCTACCCGCCCCACCGCCGTGGCGGGTCTTCGACGAAACCGCCACCCCCACCGCGCCGCAGGTGAACGAGACCGAGGCGGACATCCGTCGCGGTGCGAACTATCGGCCGGACCCGGCCACCGTCGAACTGGTGAACGCCGCCCTGTACCTGCGTCGTCCACTGCTGGTGACGGGCCACCCGGGCACCGGAAAGTCGACGCTCGCGACGGCGATCGCCCACGAGCTGAAACTCGGCCGACCCCTGCGCTGGAACATCACCAGCCGGGTGACCCTGAAGGACGGCCTGTACCAGTACGACCCGTTGGCACGGCTCTACCAGACCAGCCGACGTGCCGACGGCAGCGCCGCACCTTACGACGGTGAGGACCTGGGCCGTTTCATCCGGCTGGGTCCGCTGGGCACCGCCCTGCTGCCCTCGACCAGACCCCGGGTGCTGCTGATCGACGAGATCGACAAGGGCGACCTCGACCTTCCCAACGATCTGCTCACCATCTTCGAGGACGGCGCGTACGAAATCGGCGAGCTGGTGCGGCAGTCGGACCGTGCCGCCGACGCCCAGGTGATGACGGCGGACAGCACCCATCGTGTGCCCGTCCATCAGGGGCAGGTCAGGTGTCGCGCCTTCCCGGTCATCGTCATGACCAGCAACGACGAACGGGAGTTCCCACCCGCGTTCCTCCGGCGGTGCATCCAGGTCACCCTCCCGCAGCCTGACGAGGACAAGCTGACAAGCATCGTCGACGCGCACCTTGACGGTCTCGCCCAGGACAGCGCAGACCTGATCGACACCTTCCTCGCGCGTCGGGAGCCGGGCGACCTCGCCACGGACCAGTTGCTCAACGCGATCTACCTGACCGACCAGGCAGGCCGCTCCGGCGGTGTGGACCGGGTGCAGCTGGCCGAGAAGGTGATGACACACCTGTCCCGCCGGTCCGATGACGATTGA
- a CDS encoding VMAP-C domain-containing protein has protein sequence MSTAPRWQVRVDAAGGSGSGFLIDAQHILTCAHVVGDAAAVRVSFLQPSLGGLDGDVVFRGPWSAGEVDEGDVAVIRLTEPVEVEPARLAPLNGVEIFARQELGAFGFPDGYRKTGQIAHFHADAYPRLAGQACQTTASQTRGTRLARGYSGSAAYVQGTYEVVGMVISADRDPDMRTGVVLPLDEIGRHWPPIIDRMRLGPFDPIAYRELRSILDGLTLPDMRRLPTAVLGHPTRLTPDLPQRPMSSVLAMVEWMAVNTTFPDDEVVDLVVTLLRRIGLKSPEHSAALREWVGRHGWNTEDAAPVEPAVDDLGPRPGWVVVRIAPSAEGRKAHHVTIWTATNPDGGLDERILEETVTEDRIQETVEQHLPEAYRKMAHATYETIAVEFVLPRGHLGWPVDSWRALDDHDQVPLGWSRPVVVRALEWFDTTDPRMIEERTRQLRERPGHLNATMSWRDCSHRTGELRKFKAWLRSANRPLALGLAGRWTEPDRVGSAVASGLPVLLWQRTACACPDTETICASRRFSGTMASRLGDIRSEELPARVRDLRVEAGELDDEDEHCGRDVTLLWDEPRRRPTGLSFAE, from the coding sequence GTGAGTACCGCACCGCGGTGGCAGGTGCGAGTCGACGCTGCCGGCGGATCAGGCAGCGGCTTCCTGATCGATGCCCAACACATTTTGACCTGCGCGCACGTAGTGGGTGACGCGGCAGCCGTCAGGGTGTCGTTCCTGCAGCCCAGCCTCGGCGGCCTCGACGGTGACGTGGTGTTCCGGGGGCCCTGGTCAGCAGGCGAGGTCGACGAGGGCGACGTCGCGGTGATCCGCCTGACCGAGCCCGTGGAGGTGGAGCCGGCGCGGCTCGCACCACTGAACGGGGTGGAGATCTTCGCACGACAGGAACTCGGTGCGTTCGGCTTCCCCGACGGCTACCGGAAGACCGGCCAGATCGCCCACTTCCACGCCGATGCGTACCCCCGGCTGGCCGGGCAGGCGTGCCAGACCACCGCGAGCCAGACCAGAGGCACCCGTCTGGCACGCGGTTACAGCGGCTCGGCCGCCTACGTGCAGGGGACCTACGAGGTCGTCGGCATGGTGATCTCCGCCGACCGGGACCCGGACATGCGAACCGGCGTGGTGCTGCCGCTCGACGAGATCGGCCGGCACTGGCCACCCATCATCGACCGCATGCGCCTCGGCCCGTTCGATCCGATCGCGTACCGGGAGCTGCGTTCCATCCTGGACGGCCTGACGCTCCCCGACATGCGCCGGCTGCCGACGGCGGTGCTGGGGCACCCCACCCGGCTCACCCCCGACCTGCCGCAACGACCGATGAGCAGCGTGCTCGCCATGGTCGAGTGGATGGCGGTGAACACCACCTTCCCCGACGACGAGGTTGTCGACCTCGTCGTCACCCTCCTGCGGCGGATCGGCCTGAAGTCCCCCGAGCACAGCGCCGCCCTGCGCGAATGGGTGGGACGACACGGGTGGAATACGGAGGACGCGGCGCCGGTGGAGCCGGCAGTCGACGACCTCGGTCCCCGGCCAGGGTGGGTGGTGGTCCGGATCGCGCCGTCGGCGGAAGGGCGCAAGGCCCACCACGTCACCATCTGGACCGCCACGAACCCCGACGGTGGCCTGGACGAGCGGATCCTTGAGGAGACGGTCACCGAGGACAGGATCCAGGAGACCGTCGAGCAGCACCTGCCCGAGGCGTACCGGAAGATGGCGCACGCCACGTACGAGACGATCGCCGTCGAGTTCGTGCTGCCCCGTGGTCACCTCGGCTGGCCGGTCGACTCCTGGCGTGCCCTCGACGACCATGACCAGGTACCGCTCGGTTGGAGCCGGCCGGTCGTGGTGCGCGCCCTGGAATGGTTCGACACCACCGATCCGCGCATGATCGAGGAACGGACCCGACAGCTTCGCGAGCGTCCCGGCCACCTGAACGCCACGATGAGCTGGCGCGACTGCTCCCACCGCACCGGGGAACTGCGGAAGTTCAAGGCGTGGTTGCGCTCCGCGAATCGCCCGCTGGCGCTCGGGCTGGCGGGCCGCTGGACAGAGCCGGACCGGGTCGGCTCCGCGGTGGCGAGTGGCCTGCCGGTCCTGCTGTGGCAGCGGACGGCCTGCGCCTGCCCCGACACCGAGACCATCTGCGCCAGCCGGCGTTTCAGCGGCACGATGGCCAGCCGACTGGGCGACATCCGCAGCGAGGAGTTGCCCGCGCGGGTCCGCGACCTGCGGGTGGAGGCCGGCGAACTCGACGACGAGGACGAACACTGCGGCCGCGACGTCACCCTGCTGTGGGACGAACCTCGGCGTCGACCGACCGGCCTGAGCTTCGCGGAGTGA
- a CDS encoding CU044_2847 family protein, whose product MPTELMRVRTEDGEEVVFEIDRRESGFSEAGLGADQIVEARKRFEAGLREINVAAQKALTTFREAVHRPDDIEIEFGVNFTTEAGAVFARTGVDAHLTVKLSWSGGASRTEVAQR is encoded by the coding sequence ATGCCAACCGAGCTGATGCGTGTCCGCACCGAGGACGGGGAGGAAGTCGTCTTCGAAATCGACAGGCGAGAGAGCGGTTTCAGTGAGGCGGGGCTCGGTGCGGACCAGATCGTCGAGGCGCGGAAGCGATTCGAGGCGGGTCTACGAGAGATCAACGTCGCGGCGCAGAAAGCCCTCACGACCTTCCGCGAAGCCGTCCACCGACCGGACGACATCGAGATCGAGTTCGGGGTCAACTTCACCACTGAGGCCGGGGCCGTCTTCGCCAGGACGGGCGTCGACGCTCACCTCACGGTCAAGCTCAGCTGGTCGGGCGGTGCCTCGCGCACCGAGGTCGCCCAACGGTGA
- the fdh gene encoding formate dehydrogenase: MGLRTFIEGWPVYRQLTGTDPLGRGAAAKSDGSRALTARTDTADSMARSVCPYCAVGCGQRVFVKDGQVSQIEGDPDSPISRGRLCPKGSASKSLVTSPLRQTTVRYRQPYSTQWEDLELDTALDMIADRILAAREQTWEDVDTQGRPLNRTLGISSLGGATLDNEENYLIKKLFTAMGALQIENQARIUHSATVPGLGASFGRGGATDFQQDIANADVIVIQGSNMAEAHPVGFQWVMEAKRKGAKVFHVDPRFTRTSAVADTYLPIRAGTDIALLGGVVRYILDNELDFREYVLSYTNAATIVSEEFSDTEDGDGFFSGFDPETGTYVQDSWQYEGHEGSSGSGHTAQERDSAAGLTHESHGAPVGGQTRRDETLQHPRCVYQILKRHFSRYTPEMVERVCGISQEQFLELARAWTANSGRDRTGMLIYSVGWTQHSVGVQYIRTGAIIQLLLGNMGRPGGGVMALRGHASIQGSTDIPTLFNLLPGYLPMPHHAEHPSFDEWVESIRHPGQKGFWGNARSFAASLLKAYWGDAASPENDFCYGYLPRLTGDHGTYQQVLNMIDGKIKGYFLLGQNPAVGSAHGRAQRLGMANLDWLVVRDLFMIESATFWQNGPEVATGEIVPEECRTEVFFLPAASHVEKEGTFTQTQRLLQWREKAVEPPGDARSELWFFYHLGRKLREKLADSPLPRDRALLDLTWDYPTHGPRAEPSAEAVLREINGYDVATGRPLSGFAEARADGSTAIGCWIYSGVYADGVNQAARRKSRHEQDWVAAEWGWAWPANRRILYNRASADPDGNPWSERKRYVWWDAEKAEWTGYDVPDFEKTKPPSYRPTAGASGPEGIAGDDPFVMQGDGKGWLYAPSGVLDGPLPTHYEPVESPVRNPLYGQQANPTRKMYAHPVNSVNPSPPQEHAQVFPYVFTVSRLTEHHTAGGMSRTVSPLAELQPEMFVEVSPDLAGEVGLTHLGWAHLVSGRAVIEAKVLVTDRLTPLRVDGRIIHQVWLPYHFGFEGLVTGDSANDLFGISLDPNVLIQESKVGTCDVRPGRRPTGRALLDLVADYQRRAGIIPGQHAPAVTTDNEGKEHGAS; encoded by the coding sequence TTGGGTCTACGGACCTTTATCGAGGGTTGGCCGGTCTACCGCCAGCTCACCGGCACCGACCCGCTGGGACGGGGTGCTGCGGCGAAGTCCGACGGGTCCCGTGCGCTCACCGCCCGCACCGACACCGCCGATTCGATGGCCCGGTCCGTCTGCCCGTACTGCGCCGTGGGTTGCGGCCAGCGGGTGTTCGTGAAGGACGGGCAGGTCAGCCAGATCGAAGGTGATCCGGACAGCCCGATCTCGCGGGGTCGGCTCTGCCCGAAGGGTTCGGCGAGTAAGAGTCTGGTGACCAGTCCGCTGCGGCAGACCACTGTCCGCTACCGCCAGCCGTACTCGACGCAGTGGGAGGATCTGGAGCTCGACACCGCGCTCGACATGATCGCCGACCGGATCCTCGCTGCCCGCGAGCAGACCTGGGAGGACGTCGACACGCAGGGTCGGCCGCTCAACCGGACGCTGGGTATCTCCAGTCTGGGTGGGGCGACGCTGGACAACGAGGAGAACTACCTCATCAAGAAGTTGTTCACCGCGATGGGGGCGCTCCAGATCGAGAACCAGGCCCGTATTTGACACTCCGCCACCGTCCCCGGTCTGGGGGCCAGCTTCGGTCGTGGCGGTGCGACGGATTTCCAGCAGGACATCGCCAACGCTGACGTGATCGTCATCCAGGGTTCGAACATGGCTGAGGCGCACCCTGTGGGTTTCCAGTGGGTGATGGAGGCCAAGCGCAAAGGCGCGAAGGTTTTCCACGTCGACCCGCGGTTCACCAGGACGAGTGCGGTCGCGGACACGTACCTGCCGATCCGGGCGGGCACGGACATCGCTTTGCTCGGTGGGGTGGTGCGCTACATCCTGGACAACGAGTTGGACTTCCGGGAGTACGTGCTGTCGTACACCAATGCGGCGACGATCGTCAGCGAGGAGTTCAGCGACACCGAGGACGGTGACGGTTTCTTCTCCGGCTTCGACCCGGAGACCGGCACCTACGTGCAGGACAGCTGGCAGTACGAGGGGCACGAGGGTTCGTCGGGCAGTGGGCACACCGCCCAGGAGCGGGACAGCGCCGCGGGGTTGACGCACGAGTCGCACGGCGCGCCGGTGGGTGGTCAGACCCGGCGCGACGAGACGTTGCAGCATCCGCGCTGCGTCTACCAGATCCTCAAGCGACACTTCTCCCGCTACACCCCGGAGATGGTGGAGCGGGTCTGCGGCATCTCGCAGGAGCAGTTCCTGGAGTTGGCGCGGGCGTGGACGGCGAACTCCGGCCGGGACCGCACCGGCATGCTGATCTACTCGGTGGGGTGGACGCAGCACAGTGTGGGTGTGCAGTACATCCGCACCGGCGCGATCATCCAGCTGTTGCTGGGCAACATGGGCCGCCCCGGTGGTGGAGTCATGGCGCTCCGCGGCCATGCCAGCATCCAGGGCTCCACCGACATCCCGACGTTGTTCAACCTGCTACCCGGTTATCTGCCGATGCCGCACCACGCCGAGCACCCGAGCTTCGACGAGTGGGTGGAGAGCATTCGCCATCCGGGGCAGAAGGGGTTCTGGGGTAACGCGCGGTCGTTCGCCGCCAGCCTGCTCAAGGCGTACTGGGGTGACGCGGCGTCGCCGGAGAACGACTTCTGCTACGGCTACCTGCCCCGGCTGACCGGTGATCACGGCACGTACCAGCAGGTCCTCAACATGATCGACGGGAAGATCAAGGGGTACTTCCTGCTCGGGCAGAACCCGGCGGTCGGGTCGGCGCACGGCCGCGCGCAGCGGCTCGGGATGGCCAACCTCGACTGGTTGGTGGTCCGGGACCTGTTCATGATCGAGAGTGCGACGTTCTGGCAGAACGGTCCGGAGGTCGCCACCGGGGAGATCGTGCCGGAGGAGTGCCGCACTGAGGTGTTCTTCCTGCCGGCCGCGTCGCATGTGGAGAAGGAGGGCACGTTCACCCAGACGCAGCGCCTGTTGCAGTGGCGGGAGAAGGCGGTCGAGCCACCGGGTGACGCCCGTTCCGAGCTGTGGTTCTTCTATCACCTGGGCCGCAAACTGCGGGAGAAGCTGGCCGACTCGCCGCTGCCGCGCGACCGGGCGCTGCTCGACCTCACCTGGGACTACCCCACGCACGGTCCGCGCGCGGAGCCGAGCGCCGAGGCGGTGCTGCGCGAGATCAACGGGTACGACGTGGCGACCGGCCGCCCGCTGTCCGGCTTCGCCGAGGCCCGCGCGGACGGCTCCACAGCGATCGGTTGTTGGATCTACAGCGGGGTGTACGCGGACGGGGTGAACCAGGCGGCCCGGCGCAAGTCACGGCACGAGCAGGACTGGGTGGCCGCCGAGTGGGGGTGGGCGTGGCCGGCGAACCGGCGCATCCTCTACAACCGTGCGTCCGCCGACCCGGACGGCAACCCGTGGAGTGAGCGCAAGCGCTACGTGTGGTGGGACGCGGAGAAGGCCGAGTGGACCGGCTACGACGTGCCGGACTTCGAGAAGACCAAGCCGCCGTCGTACCGGCCGACGGCCGGTGCGTCCGGGCCGGAGGGCATCGCGGGTGACGACCCGTTCGTCATGCAGGGCGACGGCAAGGGCTGGCTGTACGCGCCCAGCGGTGTCCTGGACGGGCCGCTGCCGACCCACTACGAGCCGGTGGAGTCGCCGGTGCGTAACCCGCTCTACGGTCAGCAGGCCAACCCGACCCGCAAGATGTACGCGCATCCGGTGAACTCGGTGAACCCGAGCCCGCCGCAGGAGCACGCCCAGGTGTTCCCGTACGTGTTCACTGTCAGCCGGCTCACCGAGCACCACACGGCCGGCGGGATGAGCCGGACGGTGTCGCCGCTTGCGGAGCTGCAACCGGAGATGTTCGTGGAGGTGTCCCCGGACCTGGCCGGCGAGGTGGGGCTGACGCATCTGGGTTGGGCGCACCTGGTCAGCGGCCGCGCGGTGATCGAGGCGAAGGTGCTGGTCACCGACCGGCTCACTCCGCTGCGGGTGGACGGTCGGATCATCCACCAGGTGTGGTTGCCGTACCACTTCGGTTTCGAGGGCCTGGTCACCGGTGACTCGGCCAACGACCTGTTCGGCATCAGCCTGGACCCGAACGTGCTGATCCAGGAGAGCAAGGTCGGCACCTGCGACGTGCGGCCCGGCCGGCGTCCCACCGGCCGGGCGCTGCTCGACCTGGTGGCCGACTACCAGCGGCGCGCCGGGATCATCCCGGGCCAGCATGCTCCGGCCGTGACCACCGACAACGAGGGGAAGGAGCACGGTGCTTCCTGA